A genomic region of Anopheles coustani chromosome 3, idAnoCousDA_361_x.2, whole genome shotgun sequence contains the following coding sequences:
- the LOC131270626 gene encoding toll-like receptor 6: MNRCDLILLVLLLLVSVQVNYSLQYDSTETRYFHTTGAGADSVGVSNLRYDAPDDCKYRVLTGNQIDLSCSLRTVNSEFDNTNFSVIPVEHTTALTILCNEAIMARSKLQPNSFMHLVRLKALKLEFCKIAKFSNDMLAGLSDLRNLTLRTHNIVWPDINLEIEPDIFGHTRNIEQLDLSTNNIWSLPDNLFCMLSELHLLNVSSNRLQDVNDLGFREKIDAIEDSLDQQHGEKKNINSTGTSVKPFVSCSLDIEVLDVSWNHFVLLPAAGFGMLRRLKQLKIHNNEISMVGDKALNGLKELQVVDLSTNNLVALPTDLFRDPAQSIQEIYLQNNSISVLSPGLFSKLEQLQALDLSQNQLTSAWVNRETFTGLIRLVLLNLASNKITKLESEIFSDLYTLQILNLRHNQLEIIAADTFSPMNNLHTLLLSHNKLKYLDAYSLNGLYALSLLSLDNNALTGVHPEAFRNCSSLQDLNLNGNELSQVPLALKDMRLLRTVDLGENSISVIEEPGFRGMNNLYGLRLISNNIENITRKAFRDLPSLQILNVARNKIAYIEKGAFELAVSVQAIRLDGNMLADIDGLFTNMPNLVWLNISDNRLEHFDYSYIPAHLQWLDLHRNELMELTNRYGLDNQVHLQTLDASFNRLTRVTPGTVPNSVEFLFLNDNLIVHIDPHCFMHKTNLTRVDLYANQLTSLDIKALRLQPVPENKQLPEFYIGGNPFVCDCNIDWLQKINHVTSRQYPTINDIETVYCKLMYNRERSYIPLIEAEPKHFLCNYNTHCFALCHCCEFDACDCEMTCPNNCACYHDNSWSTNIVECSAAGYTDIPNNIPMDTTEVYIDGNNLVELSGHSFIGRKNLRVLYANNSNIEAIYNTTFIGLRRLTILHLENNNIRKLYGHEFTALESLRELYLEGNRIAYIEDHTFAELRKLEVLRIDGNRITSFEVWQLNANPYLVEIALANNLWTCDCGFISKLRSYLQSNIDKIVDAKEISCSYNNATSILRENGTKCTFREGMSSIVHQQEIEDMLPLLLVATCAFVGFFGLIFGAFCYRKELKVWVHSGLCYKSGTFVNDYDKDRLYDAYITYSLHDEQFVTQILSSTLENDIGFRLCLHYRDLNANAYLADTIVEAVESSKRAILVLSKSFLYNEWTRFEFKGAIHEVLKRHRKLIIILYGDLPQRDLDADLRLYLRTNTCIEWEDKKFWQKLRIALPPVKKNSGISKPSAINIYATTTNDYNTAGRPATLRPPIMSTGRLDGVLPHHSYATIGPNCAKNCDNYDTVSNCKYNTTQLHERHLNADIFGPIRKTVPEGRQHEYAVPSNCLLDTTHETYNTTTSCERIAGETFECTSSTSSKYSTSSRGSGSESGSQSIPSTRQHDFPSGCPPNQLPATSFSYTGSNSHHALPPHHRHHHQQNGSSRNNSSKPSVSPGVDSGTVGPVVKASDKVSTDRTIEANNFNDRRLPQAMWA; encoded by the coding sequence ATGAATCGTTGTGACCTTATCTTACTGGTGCTACTGCTGTTAGTGTCAGTGCAGGTGAATTACAGTTTACAATACGACTCGACTGAGACCCGGTATTTTCACACGACTGGTGCGGGTGCTGATTCCGTCGGGGTTTCGAATCTGCGCTACGATGCACCGGACGACTGCAAGTATCGGGTTTTAACCGGCAACCAAATAGATCTGTCGTGTAGTTTGCGTACAGTGAACAGTGAATTTGATAACACGAACTTCAGCGTTATTCCAGTAGAACACACGACTGCCCTCACTATCCTTTGCAATGAGGCTATTATGGCCCGTAGCAAACTGCAACCGAATTCTTTCATGCATTTAGTTCGGTTAAAGGCACTTAAATTGGAGTTTTGTAAGATCGCCAAGTTTTCTAACGACATGCTAGCTGGATTGAGCGACCTCCGTAATTTAACCCTCCGCACGCATAACATCGTTTGGCCGGACATAAACCTAGAAATAGAGCCGGACATTTTTGGACACACGCGCAACATTGAACAGCTCGATCTTAGCACGAACAACATCTGGTCGCTGCCAGACAACCTATTCTGTATGCTCAGTGAGCTGCATTTGCTCAACGTAAGCTCGAACCGCCTACAGGATGTCAACGATCTGGGTTTTCGCGAAAAAATCGACGCAATCGAAGACTCGCTAGACCAGCAgcatggagaaaaaaagaacatcaaTTCAACCGGCACGTCGGTTAAACCTTTCGTTAGTTGCTCGCTGGACATAGAAGTGTTGGACGTTTCGTGGAACCACTTTGTGCTGCTTCCAGCAGCAGGTTTCGGTATGCTTCGGAGATTAAAACAATTGAAGATTCACAACAATGAAATTTCAATGGTGGGAGATAAGGCGCTAAATGGACTGAAAGAACTGCAAGTGGTCGATTTGAGCACGAATAATCTTGTGGCGCTTCCCACCGACCTGTTCCGTGATCCTGCTCAATCTATTCAAGAGATTTATCTGCAAAACAACTCCATATCTGTGCTGTCGCCAGGATTATTCTCAAAACTCGAGCAACTGCAGGCGCTGGATTTGTCTCAAAATCAACTTACCTCCGCATGGGTAAACAGGGAGACTTTCACGGGTCTTATTCGTCTTGTGCTCCTGAATCTCGCAAGCAACAAAATTACCAAACTCGAATCGGAAATCTTTTCGGATCTATACACACTACAAATTTTGAACTTGCGCCATAACCAACTGGAAATTATTGCAGCAGATACATTCTCACCAATGAACAACTTACACACGCTTCTTTTGTCCCACAACAAACTGAAGTACTTGGACGCGTATTCGCTTAATGGCCTGTACGCACTTTCACTACTGTCTTTGGACAACAATGCACTCACAGGTGTACATCCGGAGGCTTTCCGAAACTGCAGCTCGCTTCAGGACCTAAACCTCAACGGCAACGAGTTATCGCAGGTCCCTCTGGCCTTGAAAGATATGCGCTTGTTGCGAACCGTCGATCTTGGTGAGAACTCAATCAGCGTAATAGAGGAACCCGGGTTTCGTGGCATGAACAATTTGTACGGCTTGCGACTCATAAGCAACAACATCGAAAACATTACGCGAAAGGCGTTTAGGGATTTGCCTAGCCTACAAATCCTAAATGTAGCCAGAAACAAGATAGCATACATCGAAAAAGGTGCTTTCGAGCTAGCAGTAAGCGTGCAGGCAATCCGACTGGACGGGAACATGCTCGCCGACATCGATGGACTGTTCACTAACATGCCTAATTTGGTGTGGCTTAATATATCCGACAACAGGCTTGAGCACTTTGACTATTCATATATTCCGGCGCACTTGCAGTGGTTAGATTTACACCGCAACGAGTTGATGGAGTTAACAAATCGGTACGGATTGGACAACCAGGTGCATCTGCAGACACTAGACGCCAGCTTTAATAGATTGACACGAGTTACCCCGGGAACCGTTCCGAACAGTGTCGAATTTCTATTCCTCAACGACAATCTGATCGTCCATATCGATCCGCACTGTTTTATGCACAAGACTAACCTTACACGTGTTGATCTCTATGCAAACCAGCTTACCAGTCTGGACATAAAGGCACTACGACTGCAACCCGTTCCGGAAAACAAGCAGCTTCCCGAGTTCTACATCGGGGGGAATCCGTTCGTGTGCGACTGTAATATCGATTGGTTACAGAAGATCAATCACGTCACTTCACGACAGTACCCCACCATCAACGATATTGAGACAGTTTACTGTAAACTGATGTACAATCGCGAGAGATCGTACATTCCACTCATCGAGGCAGAACCCAAGCATTTTCTCTGCAACTACAATACGCACTGTTTTGCCCTGTGCCACTGCTGCGAATTCGACGCATGCGACTGCGAGATGACATGCCCGAACAACTGCGCATGCTACCATGATAACAGCTGGTCGACCAATATTGTTGAGTGCTCAGCGGCCGGGTACACCGATATCCCTAACAACATTCCAATGGACACAACAGAAGTGTATATCGACGGAAACAACCTAGTAGAGTTATCCGGGCACAGTTTCATTGGGCGTAAAAATTTACGTGTTCTCTACGCCAATAATTCAAACATCGAAGCCATATATAACACAACCTTCATCGGTTTGCGTCGTCTAACGATACTCCACTTGGAGAATAACAACATTCGTAAGCTGTACGGACACGAATTCACCGCGCTCGAAAGTCTCCGAGAATTGTATTTGGAAGGTAATCGAATCGCATACATTGAGGATCACACATTTGCAGAGCTGCGCAAACTTGAAGTCCTACGTATTGATGGAAATCGCATCACAAGCTTCGAAGTATGGCAACTGAACGCCAACCCGTACCTGGTTGAAATTGCTCTCGCCAATAATCTGTGGACATGCGATTGTGGGTTTATCAGCAAGTTGCGCAGTTACTTGCAGTCAAACATCGACAAGATTGTGGATGCTAAGGAGATATCATGCAGCTACAACAATGCGACAAGCATCCTGCGAGAAAACGGTACAAAATGCACGTTTCGTGAGGGTATGTCCTCGATCGTTCACCAGCAGGAAATTGAAGATATGCTACCCCTGTTGCTTGTGGCCACGTGTGCCTTTGTTGGCTtctttggtttgatttttggAGCGTTCTGCTACCGGAAGGAGTTAAAAGTGTGGGTACACTCCGGGCTGTGTTATAAATCGGGCACCTTCGTTAACGACTACGACAAGGATCGGTTGTATGATGCGTATATCACATACTCTTTGCATGACGAACAATTTGTGACCCAAATTCTCTCCTCAACCCTCGAAAATGATATCGGATTCCGGTTGTGTTTGCATTACCGTGATTTAAACGCCAACGCGTATCTCGCTGATACGATCGTAGAAGCAGTGGAAAGTTCCAAACGCGCAATACTTGTACTTTCGAAGAGCTTCCTCTACAATGAGTGGACGAGGTTCGAGTTTAAGGGTGCAATCCACGAAGTGCTCAAGCGCCACCGAAAGCTGATCATCATTCTTTATGGTGATCTTCCGCAACGAGATCTCGATGCCGACTTGCGTTTGTATCTGCGTACAAACACGTGCATAGAGTGGGAAGATAAGAAGTTTTGGCAGAAATTACGAATTGCGTTACCACCCGTCAAGAAAAACAGCGGAATCAGCAAACCGTCGGCCATCAACATTTACGCAACGACCACTAACGATTACAATACAGCAGGTCGACCTGCAACGCTGAGACCCCCAATAATGTCCACCGGTAGGTTAGATGGCGTTCTTCCACACCACAGCTACGCCACAATCGGCCCCAACTGCGCAAAAAACTGTGATAACTACGATACAGTTAGTAATTGTAAATACAACACCACCCAGCTCCACGAGCGCCATCTCAACGCGGACATCTTTGGTCCAATACGGAAAACAGTACCCGAGGGTCGCCAGCACGAGTATGCAGTCCCGTCAAATTGTCTTCTTGACACAACGCACGAGACGTATAATACGACAACCAGTTGTGAGCGAATCGCCGGTGAAACGTTCGAGTGCACTTCCAGCACCAGCTCGAAGTATTCAACGTCCTCCCGGGGCTCGGGCAGCGAGTCAGGCAGCCAGTCGATTCCATCCACACGGCAACACGATTTTCCCAGCGGCTGTCCACCGAACCAGCTACCCGCGACCAGCTTCTCCTACACCGGAAGTAATTCCCACCATGCTCTGCCTcctcatcatcgccatcaccatcagcagaaTGGGAGTAGTAGGAATAACAGCAGTAAACCCTCAGTCAGCCCTGGAGTTGACAGCGGTACGGTCGGTCCAGTAGTGAAAGCGAGCGACAAAGTGAGCACTGATCGCACGATCGAAGCAAATAATTTCAATGATAGAAGACTGCCACAAGCCATGTGGGCATAG